A portion of the Lolium rigidum isolate FL_2022 chromosome 1, APGP_CSIRO_Lrig_0.1, whole genome shotgun sequence genome contains these proteins:
- the LOC124705619 gene encoding transcription elongation factor 1 homolog has translation MAKRKSANSKMASRKKPAVKLDKIFCCPFCNHAGSVDCEIDRKEWFAVVKCFVCQESYSTKAHALTEPIDVYSEWIDECEKANQGVDVRRRRRDSYA, from the coding sequence ATGGCGAAGCGGAAGTCGGCGAACTCGAAGATGGCGTCGCGCAAGAAGCCGGCGGTGAAGCTGGACAAGATTTTCTGCTGCCCCTTCTGCAACCACGCCGGGAGCGTCGACTGCGAGATCGACCGCAAGGAATGGTTCGCCGTGGTCAAGTGCTTCGTGTGCCAGGAGAGCTACTCCACGAAGGCGCACGCCCTCACCGAGCCCATCGACGTCTACAGCGAGTGGATCGACGAGTGCGAGAAGGCCAACCAAGGCGtcgacgtccgccgccgccgccgggactcCTACGCGTGA